The Ensifer adhaerens genome contains a region encoding:
- a CDS encoding MBL fold metallo-hydrolase, with product MQRIAPQDWYRARRLDDGVTAIDEPYIQEFYRCNIWHVRGRDRDMLVDSGMGVVSLRQWVPVVTERALDAVASHTHFDHIGCHHEFECRCVHSAEAELLAHPTRKNTLADPYVADEIFDALPPEPYASTTYAVKAAPATRLLEDGDHIDLGDRVFEVIHTPGHSPGGIALFEAKTGILFSGDILYDGPLIEDTYHSNADDYLASMERLLKIPARIVHGGHFPSFSGERYRALILEWLAEKQKTN from the coding sequence ATGCAGAGAATTGCACCTCAGGACTGGTACCGGGCGAGGCGGCTCGACGACGGCGTCACCGCTATCGATGAGCCCTATATCCAGGAATTCTACCGCTGCAACATCTGGCATGTGCGCGGCCGCGACCGCGATATGCTCGTCGATAGCGGCATGGGTGTCGTGTCGCTCCGGCAATGGGTGCCCGTCGTCACCGAACGCGCCTTGGACGCCGTCGCCAGCCACACCCACTTCGACCATATCGGCTGCCATCACGAGTTCGAGTGCCGCTGCGTGCATTCGGCCGAGGCGGAACTTCTGGCGCATCCGACGCGCAAGAACACGCTCGCCGACCCCTACGTCGCCGACGAGATCTTCGACGCGCTGCCGCCCGAGCCCTACGCCTCCACCACCTATGCGGTGAAGGCGGCGCCGGCGACGCGGCTGCTCGAAGACGGCGACCATATCGATCTCGGCGACCGCGTCTTCGAGGTGATCCACACGCCCGGCCATTCGCCCGGCGGGATTGCGCTCTTCGAGGCGAAGACCGGGATCCTGTTCTCCGGCGACATCCTCTACGATGGCCCGCTGATCGAGGACACTTATCATTCCAACGCCGACGACTATCTGGCGTCGATGGAACGGCTGCTGAAGATACCCGCGCGTATCGTTCACGGCGGACATTTTCCGAGCTTTTCGGGTGAGCGTTACCGAGCGCTAATCCTTGAATGGCTTGCTGAAAAACAAAAGACAAACTGA
- a CDS encoding ABC transporter ATP-binding protein codes for MTAPVSIENVSKIFGAFTALDNVSLDIRAGEFIVLLGPSGCGKTTLLSLLGGFQSPSAGRVTIAGQDMTYVAPAKRPTTTMFQDYALFPHMRLVDNVGFGLRMRGLAKAERDEKALGFLDLVGLKASAGKRPHELSGGQRQRVALARALAVDPDVLLLDEPLGALDLKLRRQMQDELKAIQKRVGTTFVHVTHDQEEAMAIADRIVVMNQGRIEDFGPPSEIYMRPRSLFSAGFMGEVNFVSGRVAAADASSARVETPLGSLALPTGNFTASSPKAGDRITLTIRPEHFRADDKAEGPTVALGEARVAGSAFFGTHYRCHLQPCAADTRALVAHLPQSASVREGEIVPLAVRTADVVALPATGGHA; via the coding sequence ATGACCGCTCCTGTCTCGATCGAAAACGTCAGCAAGATCTTCGGTGCCTTCACGGCCCTGGATAACGTTTCCCTCGATATCCGGGCTGGCGAGTTCATCGTGCTGCTCGGGCCGTCCGGCTGCGGCAAGACCACGCTTCTGTCGCTCCTTGGTGGCTTTCAGTCGCCAAGCGCGGGGCGCGTGACGATCGCCGGGCAGGACATGACCTATGTGGCGCCGGCCAAGCGTCCGACGACGACGATGTTCCAGGACTATGCGCTGTTTCCACACATGCGCCTTGTCGACAATGTCGGTTTTGGCCTCAGGATGCGCGGCCTTGCCAAGGCCGAGCGGGACGAAAAGGCGCTCGGTTTCCTCGATCTCGTCGGTCTGAAGGCTTCCGCCGGCAAGCGGCCGCACGAGCTCTCGGGCGGCCAGCGCCAGCGCGTGGCGCTCGCCCGCGCGCTTGCCGTCGACCCGGATGTGCTGCTTCTCGACGAACCGCTCGGCGCGCTCGACCTGAAACTGCGCCGCCAGATGCAGGACGAGCTGAAGGCGATCCAAAAGCGCGTCGGCACGACCTTCGTGCACGTCACCCACGACCAGGAAGAGGCGATGGCGATCGCCGACCGGATCGTGGTGATGAACCAGGGCCGTATCGAGGATTTTGGCCCGCCATCGGAGATCTATATGCGCCCGCGCTCGCTGTTTTCGGCGGGCTTCATGGGCGAGGTCAATTTCGTTTCCGGCCGTGTGGCGGCGGCGGACGCCAGCTCCGCCCGTGTCGAAACCCCGCTCGGCAGCCTGGCGCTGCCGACCGGCAACTTTACCGCATCGTCGCCGAAGGCCGGCGACCGGATTACGCTCACCATCCGGCCGGAACACTTCCGCGCTGACGACAAGGCAGAGGGTCCGACAGTGGCGCTTGGTGAGGCGCGGGTTGCCGGCAGCGCTTTCTTCGGCACGCATTACCGCTGCCACCTGCAGCCCTGTGCGGCGGATACGAGGGCGCTGGTCGCGCACCTGCCGCAATCGGCAAGCGTGCGCGAGGGCGAGATTGTGCCGCTTGCCGTGCGCACCGCCGACGTCGTAGCCTTGCCCGCCACGGGTGGACATGCGTAG
- a CDS encoding ABC transporter permease, protein MLRQISASVLSWTYLVLVYAFIFLPVAVLVLFSFQDGRLPVPPFNGFSLQWYEAVFADRKLMAALGNSMVVALVSSVISVLLGFLAAYALARYKLPGSALQRGLLIAPMTVSYLIIALGLLSLMNALHIPLSLMTVGIGHVVINLPLCFAIIYASMGDHHINIERAARDLGANDFKVMALVTAPMLMPSILAAFFLSVTFSWDEFIIAFLLSRFDVTLPVEIWSMLRSGLNPKTNAIGSLVFLASVAVLLILELSLFGRTKKQ, encoded by the coding sequence ATGCTGCGCCAGATCTCCGCAAGCGTGCTCTCCTGGACCTATCTCGTCCTCGTCTATGCCTTCATCTTCCTGCCGGTTGCCGTATTGGTGCTGTTCTCGTTCCAGGATGGTCGCCTGCCGGTGCCGCCGTTCAACGGCTTTTCGCTGCAATGGTACGAGGCGGTTTTCGCCGACCGCAAGCTGATGGCAGCGCTTGGTAACTCGATGGTCGTGGCGCTCGTCTCCTCGGTCATCTCCGTGCTGCTCGGCTTTCTCGCAGCCTATGCGCTCGCGCGCTACAAGCTGCCCGGCTCGGCGCTGCAAAGGGGACTGCTGATCGCGCCGATGACGGTCAGCTACCTGATCATCGCGCTTGGCCTTTTGTCGCTCATGAACGCGCTGCATATCCCGCTGTCGCTGATGACGGTCGGCATCGGCCATGTGGTGATCAACCTGCCGCTCTGCTTTGCCATCATCTATGCCTCGATGGGGGATCATCACATCAACATCGAGCGGGCTGCGCGCGATCTCGGCGCCAACGATTTCAAAGTGATGGCGCTGGTGACGGCGCCGATGCTGATGCCGTCGATCCTTGCTGCCTTCTTCCTTTCCGTCACCTTCAGCTGGGACGAGTTCATCATCGCCTTCCTGCTGTCGCGCTTCGACGTGACGCTGCCCGTCGAGATCTGGAGCATGCTGCGCTCCGGCCTCAACCCCAAGACCAATGCCATCGGCTCGCTGGTGTTCTTAGCCTCTGTCGCCGTGCTCCTCATCCTTGAGCTTTCCCTGTTCGGAAGGACGAAAAAACAATGA
- a CDS encoding ABC transporter permease — protein sequence MADTALTSATALEDADRRKAWGFVAPALLWTVAFFVVPFAFMAAMSLWKREGRDIVHAWNFDNYVRFFSENALFRGLVNSLEITVIVTVISVLLAYPLAWIIAERVPKRLQRMALILAILPFWTSYVVRSYSWLLVLSKNGVINQVFMSIGLISEPLELASTRTATVIGFVHFFVMLLTLTIYSNLIQLSPNYRRAAADLGANAFQTFWHVVLPLTLPGIMTGAFLTFVLCIGDYVTPQILGGNNELVLPQIIMLQLGRRADFPMAAALSIVLMLAVTVAYLACARWLKIERA from the coding sequence ATGGCAGACACCGCTTTGACATCAGCGACAGCGCTTGAAGACGCCGACCGGCGCAAGGCCTGGGGCTTCGTTGCTCCAGCGCTTCTGTGGACCGTCGCCTTCTTCGTCGTGCCCTTCGCCTTCATGGCGGCGATGAGCCTCTGGAAGCGGGAAGGGCGGGACATCGTCCATGCCTGGAACTTCGACAACTACGTCCGCTTCTTCTCCGAAAACGCGCTGTTCCGGGGGCTCGTCAACTCGCTCGAGATCACCGTTATCGTCACGGTGATCTCGGTGCTGCTCGCCTATCCGCTCGCCTGGATCATCGCCGAGCGCGTGCCGAAGCGGCTGCAGCGCATGGCGCTGATCCTGGCGATCCTGCCGTTCTGGACCTCCTATGTGGTGCGCTCCTATTCCTGGCTGCTGGTGTTATCGAAGAACGGTGTAATCAATCAGGTCTTCATGAGCATCGGCCTTATCTCCGAGCCGCTGGAGCTGGCGAGCACGCGCACGGCCACGGTCATCGGTTTCGTGCACTTCTTCGTCATGCTTTTGACGCTGACGATCTATTCCAACCTGATCCAGCTTTCGCCAAACTACCGCCGCGCGGCCGCAGACCTCGGCGCCAATGCCTTCCAGACCTTCTGGCATGTGGTGCTGCCCTTGACGCTGCCCGGTATCATGACCGGCGCCTTCCTTACCTTCGTGCTTTGCATCGGCGACTATGTCACGCCGCAGATCCTCGGCGGCAACAACGAGCTGGTGCTGCCGCAGATCATCATGCTGCAGCTCGGGCGCCGGGCGGATTTCCCGATGGCAGCGGCGCTGTCGATCGTGCTGATGCTCGCCGTCACCGTCGCCTATCTCGCCTGCGCTCGCTGGCTGAAGATCGAGAGGGCCTGA